A portion of the Algisphaera agarilytica genome contains these proteins:
- a CDS encoding glycosyltransferase family 2 protein — translation MKLIIQIPCLNEEETLPETLADLPREVEGFDEVEWLIINDGSTDRTVEIAKQHGVDHVVSHVVNRGLAAGFLSGLDAAIKAGADVIVNTDADNQYNAQDIPALTAPILEGSADMVIGARPIAETEHFSPIKKFLQKFGSGVVRIASGTDVADAPSGFRAMSRDAAMQFNVFNPYTYTLETIIQAGQKHIHVVNVPIRTNGPTRPSRLVKSIRAYVTRSMGTILRISMLYRAKMFFTCLSLLPLGLGLLLYARWVLLYFIEDEYRSRVPSLVVGTVCLLIGVQLLVFGWLADLLAANRRIVEDCQLRLRRLEADHFTEQIESQDKPTA, via the coding sequence AACGAAGAAGAAACCCTGCCCGAGACGCTGGCGGACCTGCCGCGTGAGGTGGAGGGTTTTGATGAAGTCGAGTGGCTGATCATCAACGACGGCTCGACGGACCGCACCGTGGAGATCGCCAAGCAGCACGGCGTGGATCACGTGGTGTCCCATGTGGTCAACCGTGGCCTCGCCGCCGGGTTCTTATCGGGCCTGGACGCGGCGATCAAGGCCGGGGCGGACGTGATCGTCAACACCGACGCGGACAACCAGTACAACGCCCAGGACATCCCCGCTCTGACCGCGCCGATTCTTGAAGGTTCGGCCGACATGGTCATCGGCGCCCGGCCGATCGCCGAGACCGAGCACTTCTCCCCGATCAAGAAGTTCCTGCAGAAGTTCGGCAGCGGCGTGGTCCGCATCGCCAGCGGGACCGATGTCGCCGACGCCCCCAGCGGGTTCCGCGCGATGAGCCGCGACGCCGCGATGCAGTTCAACGTATTCAACCCGTACACGTACACGCTTGAGACCATCATCCAGGCCGGGCAGAAGCATATCCACGTCGTGAACGTGCCGATCCGCACCAACGGCCCGACCCGCCCGTCGCGTCTGGTGAAGAGCATCCGTGCCTATGTGACCCGCTCGATGGGCACGATCCTGCGGATCTCGATGCTCTACCGGGCCAAGATGTTTTTCACCTGCCTGAGCCTGCTGCCCCTGGGGCTGGGCCTGCTGCTTTATGCTCGATGGGTGCTGCTGTACTTCATCGAGGATGAATACCGCAGCCGCGTGCCGAGCCTGGTGGTCGGCACGGTTTGCCTGCTCATCGGCGTGCAACTGCTCGTGTTCGGCTGGCTCGCCGACTTGCTCGCCGCGAACCGGCGGATCGTCGAGGATTGTCAGCTTCGTCTGCGTCGTCTTGAGGCCGATCACTTCACCGAACAGATCGAGTCGCAAGACAAGCCCACGGCCTGA
- a CDS encoding YhcH/YjgK/YiaL family protein codes for MIYTPAEHADRYAELHPLLGEAFVALRSFDLTTPDGKIEIRGDDLFLNVERYTTQPAEDRRFESHRAYLDVQAIFTGRESIYVEPIERLDVTEPFDAERDVAFYTGPHETRLDLQPGDFAIFFPEDGHKPVCECGGSSEVLKVVAKVRI; via the coding sequence ATGATCTACACCCCTGCTGAACACGCCGACCGCTACGCCGAGCTGCACCCGCTGCTGGGCGAAGCGTTTGTTGCGTTGCGTTCGTTTGACCTCACCACCCCCGACGGGAAGATCGAAATCCGCGGCGACGACTTGTTTCTCAACGTCGAGCGGTACACCACCCAGCCCGCCGAGGATCGACGGTTTGAATCGCACCGGGCCTACCTGGATGTGCAGGCGATTTTCACCGGGCGTGAGTCGATCTACGTTGAACCGATTGAGCGGTTGGACGTGACCGAGCCTTTCGACGCCGAGCGTGATGTCGCGTTTTATACCGGGCCACACGAGACTCGGCTGGACTTGCAGCCGGGCGACTTCGCGATCTTCTTCCCCGAAGACGGACACAAGCCCGTCTGCGAGTGCGGTGGGTCCTCGGAAGTTTTAAAAGTCGTGGCGAAGGTGCGGATCTAA
- a CDS encoding AAA family ATPase yields MAKRRQPRAITDGPPYLHQVVLRDPDFQIGDAFPFNLPWLTQLPIAFDGPVTFLVGENGSGKSTLIEAIADLSDLPVSGGGRNEAQSNHGPEDRSMLSSSLLPSFTQKPTDGFFLRAEFGAHFASLLDERAADPEFGRIAYERYGGRSLHTRSHGEAFLEILQSQINSGLILMDEPESALSPQRQLVLLALMHDRARSGLSQFIIATHSPILLTYPNATIYSFDDGRLEKTTLEDTAHYQITRGILEQPERYWRHLREDSQHDDT; encoded by the coding sequence ATGGCTAAGAGGCGTCAACCCCGGGCCATCACCGATGGACCGCCTTATCTTCATCAGGTCGTCCTCCGCGACCCTGATTTTCAAATAGGCGACGCCTTCCCGTTTAATCTCCCGTGGCTTACCCAGCTACCAATCGCCTTCGACGGACCCGTCACTTTTCTGGTTGGCGAAAATGGCAGCGGCAAGTCGACACTCATTGAAGCGATCGCTGATCTGAGTGATCTGCCTGTTTCGGGGGGCGGTCGTAACGAAGCCCAGTCTAATCACGGGCCCGAAGATCGCAGCATGCTCTCTTCATCCCTGCTGCCTTCATTCACGCAGAAGCCCACAGACGGTTTCTTTCTGCGGGCAGAATTCGGAGCCCATTTCGCATCACTGCTGGACGAAAGAGCAGCCGACCCGGAGTTCGGAAGAATCGCCTATGAACGTTATGGCGGCCGGTCACTGCACACCCGGTCACACGGCGAAGCTTTTCTTGAAATCCTCCAGTCCCAAATCAACAGTGGCCTGATCCTGATGGATGAACCCGAGTCTGCACTGTCGCCGCAGCGCCAACTCGTACTTTTGGCGCTGATGCACGACCGAGCACGCTCTGGGCTAAGCCAGTTCATCATCGCGACCCACTCCCCGATACTCCTGACATACCCCAACGCCACGATCTACAGCTTTGATGATGGGCGTCTCGAAAAAACAACACTCGAAGATACTGCTCATTATCAGATCACCCGTGGCATCCTCGAACAACCCGAACGCTACTGGCGGCATCTCCGCGAAGACTCGCAACACGATGACACGTAA
- the ilvN gene encoding acetolactate synthase small subunit, with product MNDSSSTDLVMRHVIAALVTNEPGVLAQVAGMFAARGFNIDSLVVGRTETPELSRMTIVVNGDSSVLEQVRKQLQKLVPVVKVVDYQDVAYVERDLVLVQVSTKTEQGDADKREEIITLANLFRAKIVDVASDQIMIEMAGSEEKLAAFLELLEPYGIIELARTGVIAMRRGNASAFRRIALAKAAAAADDGTGMDASELPPG from the coding sequence ATGAATGACTCCTCTTCCACCGATCTGGTGATGCGCCACGTCATCGCCGCCCTGGTCACCAACGAGCCCGGCGTCCTGGCCCAGGTGGCCGGCATGTTCGCCGCCCGCGGGTTCAACATCGATTCCCTCGTCGTCGGCCGGACCGAGACCCCCGAGCTCTCCCGCATGACCATCGTCGTCAACGGCGACTCCTCGGTCCTCGAACAGGTCCGCAAGCAGCTCCAGAAGCTCGTCCCCGTGGTCAAGGTCGTGGACTATCAGGACGTGGCCTATGTCGAGCGTGACCTCGTGCTCGTTCAGGTCTCGACGAAGACCGAGCAAGGCGACGCCGACAAGCGCGAAGAGATCATCACGCTGGCCAACCTGTTCCGCGCCAAGATCGTCGACGTCGCCAGCGATCAGATCATGATCGAGATGGCCGGCAGCGAAGAGAAGCTCGCCGCGTTCCTCGAACTGCTTGAGCCCTACGGCATCATCGAGCTGGCCCGCACCGGCGTCATCGCCATGCGTCGCGGCAACGCCAGCGCCTTCCGCCGCATCGCCCTGGCCAAAGCCGCCGCGGCCGCCGACGACGGCACCGGCATGGACGCCAGCGAACTGCCTCCGGGATAA
- a CDS encoding S26 family signal peptidase, translating to MSQPHSKSNARHPKSTDETIKETFESIVIAFILAFIFRAYVVEAFIIPTGSMAPTLLGEHAALRCEQCGYDFAVDQSGQPNRMTRNQLQTATCPMCKYPQPVPLSSPTQTGDRLLVQKYVYYVAEPTRWDVVVFKNPQRLNDNGSPGPKTNYIKRLVGLPNESLHLIDGNVYVRPFDQPSAPWRIARKTDPKENRHWEKIQRAVWQPIYHSQYVPLDHGRALPSPGEDNPNRYTRGRRFDWDCPWVPPSEQVGAWDLGNAEEGWKRSYSFNPTANATGGSPSSSTFGELRFNWAEYHGRGTFYPYNTLTGGRGVFGRQPIEDIRLAATVERGANEDLSIEFVATTRLEHEVETVVARFNPDGKVELLRENDSGRTTLALGQSKAWPDPPRAYELELWIVDQELLVWVDGELVIRKAFDLPMDTLKLRVPPQDRPEVTIRVIGGSATLHGVELDRDIAYTPSLSSNAQVATFGAMRRAANGTLREVPPIPIRPGRYFVLGDNSPISSDGRFWGDVQPWIEKRMFEEADDWEPVPGYPFARDYAHVVPRGLMVGRAFFIYFPAPYAVSPGGQQLLPNFGDMRFVH from the coding sequence GTGTCGCAACCCCACTCGAAATCCAATGCCCGTCATCCGAAATCGACCGACGAGACGATCAAGGAAACCTTCGAGTCGATCGTGATCGCGTTCATCCTCGCGTTCATCTTCCGGGCCTACGTCGTCGAAGCCTTCATCATCCCCACCGGTTCCATGGCCCCCACGCTCCTGGGCGAACACGCCGCCCTGCGGTGCGAGCAGTGCGGCTACGACTTCGCCGTCGATCAGTCCGGCCAGCCCAACCGAATGACACGCAATCAGCTGCAAACCGCCACCTGCCCGATGTGCAAGTACCCGCAGCCGGTCCCCCTGAGCAGCCCGACCCAGACCGGCGACCGCCTGCTGGTCCAGAAGTACGTCTACTACGTCGCCGAGCCCACCCGCTGGGACGTCGTGGTCTTCAAGAACCCCCAACGCCTCAACGACAACGGATCCCCCGGCCCGAAAACCAACTACATTAAACGCTTGGTCGGCCTACCCAACGAATCGCTGCACCTGATCGACGGCAACGTCTACGTCCGCCCCTTCGACCAACCTAGCGCCCCCTGGCGCATCGCCCGCAAGACCGACCCGAAGGAAAACCGCCACTGGGAGAAGATCCAGCGGGCCGTCTGGCAGCCGATCTATCACAGCCAATACGTCCCGCTCGATCACGGCCGAGCTTTGCCCTCGCCCGGGGAGGACAACCCGAACCGCTACACGCGCGGACGACGCTTCGACTGGGACTGCCCCTGGGTGCCGCCGAGTGAACAGGTCGGAGCATGGGACCTCGGGAATGCCGAGGAAGGCTGGAAACGCTCGTACAGTTTCAACCCGACGGCCAATGCAACGGGCGGCTCCCCTTCATCATCCACCTTCGGTGAGCTGAGATTCAACTGGGCCGAGTACCACGGCCGCGGAACGTTTTATCCCTACAACACCCTCACCGGCGGACGCGGGGTGTTCGGGCGGCAACCCATCGAAGACATACGGCTCGCCGCCACCGTCGAACGCGGCGCAAACGAAGACCTCAGTATCGAATTCGTAGCCACCACGCGACTCGAACACGAGGTTGAAACGGTCGTCGCGCGATTCAATCCCGATGGAAAAGTCGAACTGCTCCGAGAGAACGACTCGGGCCGGACAACCCTGGCCTTGGGTCAGTCCAAGGCATGGCCCGATCCGCCCCGAGCCTACGAGTTGGAACTGTGGATCGTGGACCAGGAACTACTGGTCTGGGTCGATGGCGAGCTTGTGATTCGCAAAGCGTTTGACCTGCCGATGGACACACTCAAGCTGCGCGTCCCGCCGCAGGACCGCCCCGAGGTTACCATCCGGGTGATCGGCGGCTCGGCCACCCTGCACGGCGTGGAACTGGACCGCGATATCGCCTACACCCCCTCACTCAGCAGCAACGCCCAGGTCGCGACTTTCGGGGCGATGCGTCGCGCAGCCAATGGAACGCTGCGGGAAGTCCCGCCGATCCCGATCCGCCCAGGACGGTATTTCGTGCTGGGTGACAACTCACCGATCAGCAGCGACGGCCGGTTCTGGGGCGATGTACAGCCCTGGATCGAGAAGCGGATGTTCGAGGAGGCCGACGACTGGGAACCGGTCCCGGGGTACCCCTTTGCCCGCGACTACGCCCATGTCGTTCCGCGCGGCCTGATGGTCGGCCGGGCGTTTTTCATCTACTTCCCCGCCCCCTACGCCGTCAGCCCCGGGGGACAACAGCTGCTGCCCAACTTCGGCGATATGCGATTCGTGCATTGA